A window of the Physeter macrocephalus isolate SW-GA chromosome 7, ASM283717v5, whole genome shotgun sequence genome harbors these coding sequences:
- the MSMO1 gene encoding methylsterol monooxygenase 1 produces MATNESISIFSSASLAVEYVDSLLPENPLQEPFKNAWNYMLNNYTKFQIATWGSLIVHEVLYFLFCLPGFLFQFIPYMKKYKIQKDKPETWENQWKCFKVLLFNHFCIQLPLICGTYYFTEYFNIPYDWETMPRWYMLLARCFGCAVIEDTWHYFLHRLLHHKRIYKHIHKIHHEFQAPFGMEAEYAHPLETLILGTGFFIGIMLLCDHVILLWAWVTIRLIETIDVHSGYDIPLNPLNLIPFYAGSRHHDFHHMNFIGNYASTFTWWDRLFGTDSQFIAYIEKTKKVEKKTE; encoded by the exons ATGGCAACAAATGAAAGTATCAGCATCTTTAGTTCAGCATCCTTGGCTGTGGAATATGTAGATTCACTTTTACCTGAGAATCCTCTGCaggaaccatttaaaaatgcttgGAACTATATGTTGAATAATTATACAAAGTTCCAGATTGCAACATGGGGATCCCTCATAGTTCATGAGGtcctttatttcttgttctgtttACCTGGATTCTTGTTTCAATTTATACCTTACATGAAaaagtacaaaattcaaaag gaTAAACCAGAAACATGGGAAAAtcaatggaaatgttttaaagtacTTCTCTTTAATCACTTTTGTATCCAGCTTCCTTTGATTTGTGGAACCTATTATTTTACAGAATATTTCAATATTCCTTATGATTGGGAAACAATGCCAAGATG GTACATGCTTTTGGCAAGATGCTTTGGCTGTGCAGTGATTGAGGATACCTGGCACTATTTCCTGCATAGGCTCTTACaccacaaaagaatatataagcATATTCATAAAATTCATCATGAGTTTCAG GCTCCATTTGGAATGGAAGCTGAATATGCACATCCTCTGGAAACCTTAATTCTTGGAACTGGATTTTTCATTGGAATCATGCTTTTATGTGATCATGTTATTCTTCTTTGGGCCTGGGTAACCATTCGTTTGATAGAAACTATTGATGTCCATAG tggttATGACATTCCTCTCAACCCTTTAAATCTCATTCCTTTCTATGCTGGTTCTCGGCATCACGATTTCCACCACATGAACTTCATTGGAAACTATGCTTCGACATTTACATGGTGGGATAGACTTTTTGGAACCGACTCTCAATTTATTGCCTACATTGAGAAAACGAAGAAGGTTGAGAAAAAGACTGAATAA